One Xenopus tropicalis strain Nigerian chromosome 8, UCB_Xtro_10.0, whole genome shotgun sequence genomic window carries:
- the zfp36 gene encoding tristetraprolin yields MSSILDIHTLYQNLRNLDLSEDLDSPREGKLLSTQRRHSCTPDLDDLYRPSIDSWNFDLPRAPFRSDRSISLTEGPRLTIPAPPPGFPPLKTALPALPAPSPRYKTELCRTFSETGICKYGAKCQFAHGKIELREPNRHPKYKTELCHKFYLYGECPYGSRCNFIHHPSEQGTSQHVLRQSLSYSGVPSKRGSPPPPGLPDPAAFSRAPSVSPPPSSELLFSPIPTEARSHVSSLRSADSYSHCCSCRCSRAGTITQDLLSTHMLLRSPSCSSLPETECYSSGSESPVFEQSYHSPPPPTKRLPIFNRLSVSD; encoded by the exons ATGTCCTCTATCCTGGATATTCACACTCTCTATCAG AATTTGCGCAACCTGGATCTTTCAGAAGATCTTGATTCTCCAAGAGAAGGGAAATTACTTAGTACTCAACGGAGACATTCCTGTACCCCTGACCTCGATGATCTGTACAGGCCCTCAATTGATTCTTGGAACTTTGACCTTCCACGAGCCCCATTCCGAAGTGACCGTTCGATAAGCCTGACAGAAGGACCACGGTTGACAATTCCTGCTCCTCCACCTGGATTTCCACCCCTCAAGACTGCTCTTCCTGCATTACCTGCCCCCTCTCCTCGCTACAAAACAGAACTGTGTCGCACATTCTCTGAAACAGGCATCTGTAAATATGGAGCTAAGTGCCAGTTTGCCCATGGCAAGATAGAACTTCGAGAGCCAAACCGTCACCCAAAGTATAAGACCGAGCTATGCCACAAGTTCTACTTGTATGGAGAGTGTCCCTATGGATCACGCTGCAATTTCATCCACCACCCCAGTGAGCAAGGAACTTCCCAGCACGTGTTGCGGCAAAGCCTCAGCTATTCTGGTGTGCCAAGCAAGAGGGGTTCCCCACCCCCACCTGGATTACCAGACCCTGCTGCCTTCTCCAGAGCACCTTCAGTTTCTCCTCCACCATCCTCTGAGCTGCTCTTTTCTCCAATCCCCACTGAAGCACGAAGCCATGTGTCTTCACTGAGATCAGCCGATTCTTACTCACATTGCTGCTCATGTCGTTGCTCCAGAGCAGGAACAATCACCCAGGATCTCCTGTCTACCCACATGCTCCTGCGCTCACCTTCATGCAGCTCACTGCCAGAGACTGAATGCTACAGCAGTGGGTCAGAATCTCCAGTTTTTGAGCAGTCTTATCATTCACCTCCTCCACCTACTAAGAGGCTACCAATCTTCAACAGGTTGTCGGTGTCAGATTGA